The sequence below is a genomic window from Piliocolobus tephrosceles isolate RC106 chromosome 8, ASM277652v3, whole genome shotgun sequence.
cccaaatatcatttttttttttggacagagtctcgctctgtgactcaggctggagtgcagtggcatggtctcagctcactgcaagctccgcctcctggattcacgccattctcctgcctcagcctcccgagtagctgggactacaggctcccgccaccgtgcccggcttagtttttgtatttatttttagtagagacagggtttcactgtgttattcaggatggtctcgatctcctgaccttgtgatccacccacctcggcctcccaaagtgctgggattacaggcatgagccaccgcgcctagcccaaATATCCATTTTTAATCAGTACTTTTGTTTAAGACTCTATTGTtatattggaggaaaaaaaaaaaaaccctttgtaACATTTCATATATGACAAATCCCAAGAAGTAAAAAAAGGACTTTCGAGGCCCCAGGGCTTCAGGAAGTAGGAGTGGGCTCATGGGGTGAGGACACTGTGCCCAGCACTAAGCAGAGTCTTAAGCCTGTTTCTTGCCTGGGGCTGTTTATGCTTCAACACAGTACCTGAAATATTGGGTATTCCAATATCCAAGAGGCAGAACTGCAAATTCCACAAATCCATTCTGACACATGGATAAACTTTTATTGATATACCAAAGGGAAACCAATATTCACCGAAGGCTGCCGAATCCATCTTTCTAAGAGTAAAGGTGTTTGACTCTCCACCCTTAAAACACTTTGTATGAAATATAGCTAGGAATATACAGAAAGAATTCAGATTACAAAACTCTACAGGAAATCAACAGTCATCATCTAATACTGGaactacagtttaaaaaaaaaaaaaaaaagcaatcttcTAGGAGTCCTAACTGTAGCTTAAAGTATAGATCATCTGTGCCAACTTTCTATAGCAAGTGGTAATAGGCAATTGTAAGCAAACAGTATCAACCTGTATCACTTGTAAAAATCCATCCGAAGGTATTCGGAGCTGTGTGACAGTGGATGTTATTCCTCCAGCTCTCCCACCAGCTCCACAAAATCAGTGATATACCATTTGGCGTTATCCTTGACTTGTTGCCTGATCACATTTCCTCCAAATCCAATGAAAGCATcctaagaaggaagaaaagagagagaaatgattcttatttttatttatttatttatttatttattggagtctcgctctgtcacccaggctggagtgcagtggcacaacctcggctcatcgcaacctctgcctcctgggttcaggtgattctcatgcctcagcctcctgagtagctgagactccaggtGTTCACCAACTTACtgggctactttttaaattttttggtaggGTCGTTCTATGTTGCCAGACTGCTCTCAAaactcctcctgcttcagcttctgaagtgctgggattacagttatgttCCACTGCACCCATccaattttgttgttctttttttgttttttaagacagggtcttaccctgtcacccaggctggagtacagtggcacagtcatggctcactgcacccttgaacttctgagctcaactgatcctcctgcttcagcttcctgagtagctgggatgacaggtgcacatcACAATCCCTGAgtaattttttagagacggagttttgccatgttgctcagctGGTTTTGAACCTCTgtgcttaagtaatcctcccgcctcagcctcccaaagtgctgggatcacaggtgtgagccaccacttctggctgattttgttgtttcttgaAAATGAGATTGGGAGCTCCCTGAGAAAtctcttcattttacttttatgtattCCTCATTAAACTAGTAGTCATTACTTAGACAACCCCAACATTGGTTATAAATTATCTAAGCTAACAATAAAAATACTCAAAggtggttgggtgtggtgactcacgcctataatcccagcactttgggaggctgagatgggtggatcacctgaagtcaggagttcgacaccagcctggccaacatggtaaaaccctgtctctactaaaaatacaaaaaattagctgggcatggtggtgggcgtctgtaatcacagctacttgggaggctgaggcaggagaattgcttgaacccaggaggcagaggttgcagtgagccaagatcacgccatttcactccagcctgggtgagagagcgagacgctgtcaaaaaaaaaaaaaaaaaaaaagattcaaaggctatgtgcggtggctcatgcctgtaatcccagtactttgggagaccgaggtgggcagatcacctaggctgggagtttgagaccagcctggctggaactttttatttttattttttttgagatggagtcttgctctgtcatgcccaggctggaatacagtggcgcggtctcggctgactgcaatctcccgcctcctggattcaagagattctcctgcctcagcctcacgagtgctgcgatgacaggcgcccaccaacatgcctggctaatttttgtatttttagtagagatagggttttgccatgctggccaggctggtctcaaactcttgaccttacgtgatccgcccatctctgcctcccaaagggttgggattacaggcatgagtcaccttcgtgcctggccaaaaaggtTCCTTTtcattcatgaatgaatgaaaaggtcctctttttcattcatcattcacaaagagtatgaattttttttttttttagacaatcCCTATTTTTAGATCTCAGGAAACTAGGAGTAAAAAGTTcagcactatatatatatatatattttttttttttttaagatggagtctcactctgtcatccaggctggagcacagtcacgcaatctcggctcgctgcaacctccacctcctgggttcaagtgattctcatgcttcagcctcctgagtaactgcaatgataggcacccatcaccacgcccagctaatttttttgtattttttgtagagatggggtttcaccatgttgcccaggccggtctcaaactcctggcctcaggtgatctgcctgcctcagccttccagagtgctgggattacaggcatgagccaccgcacctggccacactATATTTTTGGTGTAGTTTTTCTTACGTTAGAATGACATGACAAAGGCAAAGCCCTACGTGAAATGGACCCATTTGATATTTACGACACTTGCTATATATAgcatttgattttatatatatatatatatggggggagagagagagagagagagagaacgcacgcacattgattttaaaatgcttgGAAATAAAATCCCtggccgggcatgttggctcacacctataatcccagcactctggcaggccaaggcaggaagatcacttaagccaggagttcaagataagcctgggcaacatagtgagacctcatctctacaaaacataaacaaaattagataggtgtggtggcatgcgcctgcagtcctagctactcaggaggctgagatgggaagactgcctgagtctgggaggtcgaggctgcaatgagctaagatttgcgccactgtactctgacctgggtgacagagcaagacccccaaaaaataaacaaaacctctgcTAGTCTCAGAAAATGAAGTTAGTTCAGAGGAATAAAATGCTGTGGTAGTATGGGACGcagtgacgcacacctgtaatcccagctacccaggaggctgaggtgggaggatcctttgagcccagaagttcagggCTGTGAtaagctatgatcacaacactgcactccagcctgggcaacatagcaagaccctgtctccaaaaaataataaataagtaaataaaaataaaatgctctgaTATGTTACAGGTAAATCATATAATCTCTGCAAGCCTCAGTTCCCCTATCAGTAAGAAGAACACaatatttggccaggcatggtggttcacacctgtgatatcagcactttgggaggccaaggcaggggagattgcttgagctcaggagttcaagaccagcctgggcaatatggtgaaactctgcctcgccaaaaacacaaaatcttagctgggtgtggtggaatgcGTCTGTGgtaccagttacttggggggctaaggtgggagaatcacttgaacccagagggcggaggttgcagtgagctgagaacacaccactgcactccagcctgggtgacagagtgagactctaagaaaaacaaaacaaaacaaaacaaaacataatatttGACTTCACAGGGCtggtatgaggattaaataaggtaatgtaTGAGGAACTagtatataaagtataaaatgacattaaaatctCGGTTATGAGTTGTTGATGGTATTATTTGGGGAAATGAAACCAAATGAGCACACACCTAGGCTAAAAGATGGCGCCCATACTACAGGGATAAAGCATTGTTAAAAGCTTtaaaaggtttttagtttcttattCATAACTTTCCTTGGGTTTGCACAAAGTTGACAAAACAAgattgaatttgtttttattatttcatttttatcttgtaatgagagttgtttttgtttaactcctgttttttttttttttttttgagacggagtctcgctctgtctcccaggctggagtgcagtggccggatctcagctcactgcaagctctgcctcccgggtttatgccattctcctgcctcagcctcccaagtagctgggactacaggcgcccgccacctcgcccagctagttttttgtatttttttagtagagacggggtttcaccatattagccaggatggtctcgatctcctgacctcgtgatccgcccgtctcggcctcccaaagtgctgggattacaggcttgagccatcgcgtcCGGCCTTCCTGTTTTAAATCTTACATAGTTCTAAAtcagctgtttttattttattttatttatttattttgtagagatgaggtctcactatgttgcccaggctggtctcaaactcctgtgctcaagtgatctttctgccttgacttcccaaagtgttgggattataggataCATCAGCTGTGAAAACAAAAGTacggccgagcgtggtggctcatgcctgtaatcccagcactttgggaggccaaggtaggcagatcacctgaggtcagaagctcaagaccagcctggccaatgtgatgaaaccccgtctctactaaaaatacaaaactgagccggcatggtggcatgtgcctgtaatcccagctacctgggaggctgagataccAGAATGGTTTGAACTGGGAGGCATatattgcagtgagctaagatcatgccactgcactccaacctgggcaataagggcgaaactccgtctcaaaacaaaaataaagaaataataaataaatatataagaaaaacaaaagtacaacCTGCAAAAATATTAGCATCCTTAATACATACAGCAGGAGGACAGGCTTCCATGTCTGTGGCACCATCTCCAAtcatgattattttcttaaaatgaaatttttcctttaaaagtttaatcacttttccttttccaccagaTTCAGCTGTTGGCTGTGTCTCATCAAAACCTGCATATTCACCTTAAAAGAGCAGTAAAAACAGGTTAAAGACCCACAGAAGTACCTTACTAGTGACAGCTTTCTGCATAGATGATATCTTCACTTAAATGTCACTGAGAAGGCAAAAAATGGCCCTGGGTAAAGTTGCACAGCCTCGGGCTCCACACCTGTTCCTGGGAATAAACaagctttgctttttttccttttatgattgTGATTATgattatagaaatggggtcttggtatgttgcccgggttggtctggaactcctaggctcatgtgattctcctgcctcggcctcccaaagtgctgggattacaggtgtgagccaccacacccagccaacctttgcttttaaattacaaatatcaATTGTAGAGATGGCCTCTATTAGGGCATAAATACCTAGGGGTGAATTTGTTGTATCCTTTAAGCTTCCAGTAATTCTCAAACTTTGTTGAGGTAGCAGAACACCATACAATAGTAATAtatcaaattaattaataatttatttatttttgagacagagtctcactctgttgcccaggctggagtacaatggcatgatctccgcttactgcaatatccacctcccaggttcaaaccattctcgtgtctcagcctcccaagtagctgggattacaggtgcatgccaccatgctggctaagtcctgtatttttagtagagatggggttttgccatgttggccaggctggtctcgaactcctgaccacagatgatcagtctgcctcggcctcccaaagttctgggattacaggcgtgagcctccgcacccagtcttaatatattaaatttaaaatgttaatataatatGTCACCCAAGAGGAAATTCCAGCTTATTTTTGATCAATTATTTCTGTTGTTACAGTAATTACCACACTCattcttgacttcttttttcaATGATCTCTATCTCTAGACCACTCAAGAATGTTCTATTAacatgcggtggctcacgcctgtaatcccaatactttgggaggccgaggcaggtggatcatctgaggccaggagtttgagaccagcctgaccaacatggtgaaaacccgactctactaaaaaaaatacaaaaattagccaggtgtggtggtgggcacctgtaatcccagttactcaggaggctgaggcaggagaatcgcttgaacccaggtggcagaggttgcagtgagccgagacagagccactgtactccagctctccagctggggcaacagagtgagactctgtctcaaaaaaaaaaaaaaaaagaatatcactaTCAGTCACCCCTTGATATAACTGGAGATCTGAGATAATATAACAACTGTGGCAACGCTATGGAACAGAGAGGGGACAGGAGGCTTCCTCAAGGGCTGTAGTTCAGTAATCCGTTAACAAAAGTCTCCCTTTTAAAGTCTCtgtcttgttgttgttgttgttgtttttttgcttttgttttaagacagagtctcactctgtcacccaggctggagtgaagtggcgtgatctcagctcacgcagcttcatgtgattctcctgcctcagcctcccaagtagctgggactatagacatgcgccaccatgcccagctaatttttgtattttttttttttagcagagttgcggtttcactatgttggccaggctggtcttgaactcctgacctcaagtgatcctcccgcctcaggctcccaaagtgttgggattacaggcatgagccaccgtgcccagccaagtctCCTTCTTGAGTCTAAATTGCTTCAAATGCATAGAAGTGCCCATAAAGTTGAAATATAACATACAGCAAAGTAAGTCATAGGGGACTTCATAGGAATTAATGTTTCACTAAATGCAGACATTTATGTACAGACAGGTGATGTTATAGATAATAAAGCTAGGACAGGTGATGACCTAAGTCTATTTTGCTGAGCAAAGGGTACCAAAGGGCAAAAGACATCAATTAAGAGGACCATTCATCTCAATATTTAACTCTGATGTGACTGTTTAAGTTGCATTCCAACAGACATTACCCAGAATACTGAATAATAGAACTGCTAAGAAAGGGAATATGTTACCATTAACGTCTTACCATTAAAGTAGAATTTCAGCCTATTGGCAAATACATTGGTTCCTGGGATATTGAGCTTTGAAGCAACATGCTCTACAATACTCCTAAAGCCACCAGATATTAGGAAAACCTGAACATTTCGCTCCTGTAGGTGACTTACCAGCtccctgcaaaaataaaatacaaaataccaaaCACTGagtaatacaaaaagaaaacaaaaaaggaaacatgaaGAGGGAACTAAGATATATTTTCTTCTCCTGAATGCATTTGCCTGAGGCGTATTTGACAAGGTATATAGCCTGGGGacttaatgttttatatatgtttttctttttctttttttttttctttttgagatggagtctcgctctgttgcccaggctgcagtgcagtgatgcgatctcggcttacagcaacctctgcctccagggttccagcaattatcctccctcagcctcaacggtagctgggattacaggcacccgccaccacacccagctacttcattttattttattttttgagatggagtctcgctctgtcaccaggctggagtgtagtggcgcgatctcggctcactgcaacctccgcctaccagattcaagcgattctcttgcatcagcttcccgagtagctgggacaacagacgcgcgccaccatgtccagctaatttttgtattttaagtagacacagggtttcactatgttggccaggatggtctccatctcttgaccttgtggtctgcccaccttggcctccccaagtgctgaaattacaggcgcaagccaccacgcctgaccaactttttttgcatttttagtagagaaggggtttcaccatgttggccaggctggtcttgaactcctgacctcaggtgatctgcccgcctcagcctcccaaaatgctgggattacatgcatgagccaccacagccggcctTATGTTTTTCTAAATGCACTTAGAAATCAATGGGTAGAGTTTGGCTACTTAAGGAAACCATTCCAGAACTCTACTCTGTCCATGGACCCAGGAAAACACAAGATGAGGACAAACAAGGAAAACTTAGGTTTTCcctggagaaagaggaaaggcgGAAACAGACAGGACCACACAACCAGCCAGACAAGACCATGTGTAAGTACCAAAAGAACCACACAGGCTACCCCTTTAAATCCAGCAATTTAGGAATCCAAAGtagaaaatcacttgaggccaggagcttgagaacagcctgggcaacatagcaagacctccatctctacaaaaaatattttaaaggctgggtatagtggttcaaacctataattccaacattttgggaggctgaggtgggaaaattgatcatttgagcccacaagttcaagaccagcctgggcaacatagtgagaccatgtgtctatagaaaatttttaaaaaataattaggcatggtggtctacatctgtagtcccagctacttaggaagctgaagcaggaggatcccttgagcccagaaggttgatgctgtagtgagctgtgttcatgccactgcactccagcctgggtgacaaagcgagaccctgtctctcaaaaaaaaaatttttttttttaattagctgggcatgatggcatgcacctatagtccccaCTACTAAGGAGGCTAAGATGGAAGGGCCACTTGACCCAAGGAGttcaacgctgcagtgagccatgactgtactccaacatgggcaacagaatgagacgctgactctaaaaaaaataataataataggccgggtgcagtggctcacaggtataatcccagcactttgggaggcccaggcaggcggatcacttgaggtcaagagttcaagaccagcatggccaacttggcgaaacccatctctactaaaaatacaaaaattacccaggtgtggtggcagggacctgtaatcccagctactcaggaggctgaggcgggagaatcgcatgaacctgggaggcagaagttgcagtgagctgagattgcaccactgcactccagcctgactgacagagtgagacttcatcttgaaaaaaaaaataaaaatttaaaaaataataataaaattaaaaaataaaaatgaaaataaataaatcactcaGAGGTCACTCTAAAGCAATAGTTAGATGCTCTCAGGAGGACTTGCCCCCCAACACTGGTGCTGAAATACACCTGGAGCAGGAGCTCCTCTTACCTTATGCCGGGGGTCAGGTGTGGGGGGTGCTCTGCTATAAGCCTCTGCACCTGCTCCCTGGAGGGCTGGATGAGGGCTAAGCGCTCTGTGAGAGCAGCTTTGAAAGGCACTGCCCCGCCCATGGCTCGCCGTGTCCTAGGAGGGAGACCCAACAGTCAGGCCAGCCAGGTTCGATGTCCTCAAGGTTAACATGCCTTACTGCCCCGGGTCTGCACAACATCCACCAAAAGGAAGATGCTACGAAGAGCCCCACTGTACAACAGACAGGCTTTGCTGCTATGGGAGCAAGGCCTTGGAATAAATTTTCGAAGGACTACTTGAATATAACattaacaggccgggcgcagtggctcatgcctgtaatcccagcactttgggaggctgaggcgggcggatcacctgagggtggaagttcaagactagccagaccaacatggagagacaccgtgtctactaaaaatacaaaagtagccgggcatggtggcgcatgcctgtaatcccagctactcaggaggcagaggcaggagaatcgcttgaacccggaggtggaggttgcggtgagccgagatcacgccactgcactccagccggggcaacaagagtgaaactgtctcagaaaaaaaaagaaaagaaaaagaaaataacattaagaGGCCAgtgtgcagtgactcatgcctgtaattccaaacactttgggaagctgaggtgggcagatcatctgaagccaggagcttgagaccagcctggccaacatggcaaaaccccatctctactaaaaaaatgcaaaaattcaacGGGCCTGGGGgtgcgcgtctgtaatcccagctacttgggaggctgaggcaggaaaattgctggaacccgggaggcagacgtggcagtgagccgagattgtgtcactgcactccagcctgggcgacagaatgagactccgtctcggaaaaaaaaaaaaatgacatagtaCATGACTGGGGGACTGGGACTACAGAGGGAGGTGCCCAGCTGCAGGgcgggagggcaggagggagggagtggcTCTGCTCCAGGATCCACCAAGAGACTCTGAACCTTTATAGGGAACCACTAAGGCCACACTTTAAACCATGACACAAAGCCACTGGACACCTGGGTCCCGCCCCTCAGGCCACCTTCTTTGGTTAGTGGTGGTCATCATTCCCCTGATCAAGCTAAGAACATGTCTTATCCATGTTTGtttgctataaatatttatataaacgAATGAATATGTCAAATTAAACTCTAAGGGATGAAAGAAAAAGCCTAGTGCTCATGTTCCATAGCCAGGGTCTAGCACTTCATCCAAAACAGCCACTCTTTAGAAAGTCTTTATCATTTCATGAAGTGGATAAATGCTATCCCTACATTTCTGACACTGCGTCCTCAACGCCACAGATTTTGGCTAGCTCATCGATTCCTTCTTCTCTGATGACCGTGCTGTCAACATCAAAACATACAGCATCTGCTGAGTAGAACAGCTTCCTCAGCTCTGAGTGGGAGACCATTGTTGGAAGAATTTTCCtcctacaagaaaaaaagataaatgtatttaaaagataaatacatttaaagacaTCAAATACAATTATGAAAAGATCCCACCTTGCCTACTGAGCCGATCTAATTTGTGTCGAAGTCAGTGCAGGCCACATAAGAGTATACTCATggattcatttgtttttcctttttgtttactTCCCACACTACaccaatttcttctttctttttttttttttttggtggagtcttactctgttgtccaggctggagggcagtggtacgatctcggcttactgtaatctccacctctcgggttcaagtgattcttgtgcctcagcctcctgagtagctcaaaTACCTGTGCCTCCTTGaagccttctttcttttcttttagttatatatatatatacacacacacacacacacacatatatatattttttgacctAATTGTAGCAAGGAAGCAAGCATTAAAGCAGAGGTGTGCATAAGGCTCTGTGGGCACATAGGAAAAATGTTTTGCCTTATCTATGAAATAGGGCttcagactgggcacagtggctcatccctgtaatcccagtactttgggaggctaaggcaggaggaggattgcttgaggccaggagttcgagaccagtgtgggcaacatagatcaagtctctactaaaaataataatacaaaaaattagctgggcatggtggtacatgcctgtaatcccagctacttgggacactgaggcaggagaatcacttgaacccaggaggtggagctgtagtgagctgagatcatgccactgcactccagcctgggcaacagagcaacaccctgattctaactaaaaggaaaaaaaagacggCTTCAAGGAGGCACAGGTATTTGAGCTGAATCTGACAGGTAAGTGGCCCTCTGAGTGGGTTGTCAAAGGGCAGGGCATCGATTTGGCAAGtgctgggaggagaggaagggaggtagAGACAAGGAGAGAGGCTTGTGATGGCAGAGGGAGGAGCATGAGCAAAgacaaggaggaggaagcagatgACCTGCTGGAAGCTATCCCGTGGCTTGGCCcaggggtcaggagttcagactAAGAGGGTGCTAGGGCCAGGCTAAGGAGTTTAGACCTTAACTTCCAGATACTGGGAAAGGCTTTAAGCCTCAGAAGAAAGATCAGAGCTAAATATAACAGCTTAACATACATAACATTGCCAATGTAGAGGTGCTAGTTGAAGACGTGGTCTGATTAAAGTCCAGGGAGAGGCggggcgtagtggctcatacttgtaatcccagcactctgggaggctgaggcgggaggatcacgtgaggccaggagttcaagaccagcctggccaacatggcaaaaccccagctgtactaaaaaaaataaaaattagccgggcaggatggcgtgcacctgtagtcccagctactcaggaggctgaggcaggagaatctcttaaacctgggaggtggagattgcagtgagccaagatcacaccactgcaccaggatagggccacagagtgagaccctgtctcaagaaagtaaaaaatcataaaaataaagtcCAGGGAGATtagaaagagggagaagagaagagttCTAAGGACAGAGCCTGCAGGACCACCACCTTTATGTCCTGACTTGAGTCtgggaaagagaaggggaaaatggTGAAGGTACAGGAAGAAACTCTGGGAAGCATACTGCTGTACAAGC
It includes:
- the PSPH gene encoding phosphoserine phosphatase isoform X2 codes for the protein MVSHSELRKLFYSADAVCFDVDSTVIREEGIDELAKICGVEDAVSEMELVSHLQERNVQVFLISGGFRSIVEHVASKLNIPGTNVFANRLKFYFNGEYAGFDETQPTAESGGKGKVIKLLKEKFHFKKIIMIGDGATDMEACPPADAFIGFGGNVIRQQVKDNAKWYITDFVELVGELEE
- the PSPH gene encoding phosphoserine phosphatase isoform X1 produces the protein MVSHSELRKLFYSADAVCFDVDSTVIREEGIDELAKICGVEDAVSEMTRRAMGGAVPFKAALTERLALIQPSREQVQRLIAEHPPHLTPGIRELVSHLQERNVQVFLISGGFRSIVEHVASKLNIPGTNVFANRLKFYFNGEYAGFDETQPTAESGGKGKVIKLLKEKFHFKKIIMIGDGATDMEACPPADAFIGFGGNVIRQQVKDNAKWYITDFVELVGELEE